In Paenibacillus hexagrammi, the following are encoded in one genomic region:
- a CDS encoding response regulator transcription factor yields MKQLKGIKILLVDDEQHILDFLELGLQNEGFEVMTAQDGLTAITLCNKFQPHIAILDVMMPGMDGFEVCRMIKKTDNVAVIMLTAKDEVDDRVKGLTLGADDYMVKPFSFEELLARIYARIRNHFPNLFGEVVIGPLRMDDRRKEISLHDRVLELSPTEYELLKFMAINHGLVLSKTMILDKVWGYDFGGEENIVEVYIRSLRDKLNDKEHKLIRTIRGAGYRMDLA; encoded by the coding sequence ATGAAACAGTTAAAAGGCATCAAAATCTTACTCGTAGATGACGAACAACATATTCTGGATTTTCTCGAATTAGGCTTGCAGAATGAGGGCTTCGAGGTGATGACGGCGCAGGACGGACTCACAGCCATTACGCTCTGCAACAAATTCCAGCCGCATATCGCGATTCTGGACGTGATGATGCCGGGCATGGATGGCTTCGAGGTATGCCGTATGATTAAGAAAACGGATAACGTAGCTGTCATCATGTTGACGGCTAAAGATGAAGTGGACGACAGGGTGAAAGGCCTTACGCTTGGAGCAGACGATTATATGGTGAAGCCGTTCAGCTTTGAAGAGCTGCTTGCCCGCATCTATGCCCGCATTCGGAACCATTTTCCGAACCTGTTCGGTGAAGTTGTCATTGGACCGCTGCGAATGGACGACCGGCGCAAAGAGATCAGCTTGCATGACCGGGTGTTGGAGCTGTCTCCTACCGAATATGAGCTGCTGAAATTTATGGCGATTAATCATGGGCTTGTTCTGAGTAAAACGATGATTCTGGATAAAGTATGGGGCTACGATTTCGGCGGCGAAGAGAACATAGTCGAGGTGTATATACGTTCTCTGCGAGATAAGCTCAATGACAAAGAGCATAAGCTCATCCGCACGATTCGCGGAGCCGGCTACCGGATGGATTTGGCATGA